ATTGCACCAGGAAATAGAAACCTCCCTACCCCCCGGCCGGCACCTGGCCTTCGACAACCTGGCCATTTCCTTATAGTTTTTTACTTTAATTCGCCTCTGCAGGGCAATGGGGTACACTTGTCCTGCCTATTCATTTTTAATAAAATTATTTTAATTTTATTAAAAACATGTTTAACTTTATTAAATGAAACTTCCAATTTATTGCCCCAGTTGCGAAAATCCACTGAAGGTAAGTCAGCTAAAATGCGATTCCTGTAATACCCAGGTAAATGGCAACTATGAGTTGCCGCTTTACCTGAAATTGAGCCGGGAAGAGCAGGATTTTATCATGGAGTTTTTCCTGGCCAGCGGCAGCATTAAGGAAATGTCGAAGCAGGCCGGAATCAGCTATCCCACTATGCGCAATAAAATGGATGATATGATTGAGAAAATAAAAAAAATGACCTCCAATGTCTAAAAAATGGAAGCCGGTCTTCAACCCTTTTGAGCGCTATCCGGAAAAAGCACTGGCAATTACCGGGACCATCAGCCTGCTGCTTTCTGTGCTGCTGTTTTGGTGGGCCAAACAGACCAACGACGGCGTGTATCACGTATCGCCAAAAGCAGATCTGTCACTGACAGGATCCCTTTCGGAGGCCATAATATGTACCTTGGTGGTAGGCACCCTCTTATGGGCCCTGGGTAAGACCATTAACCCCAAAACTAGAATCATCGATGTGTTGAATGCTACATTGATCCACCGGATCCCATTAACCATAGGCATCCTGGTCCTGCAGCTTCCATTTATTAAATCTGTAATGGACCAGATCCTGCAAGCTGTTAAAAGCAACCGTTTAGAGACCCTGTCCGGTGCTGCTTTATGGACATCCACATTGGTGAGTTTACTGATGCTGGCATTTTTTGTGTATGCAATTGTATTGCTGGTAAATGGCTTCAGAACAGCAGTACATGCCAGGAAGACCGTCCATTACCTGCTCTTTGCTGCTGTACTGATTGTTGCGGAACTAATATACCGCCTGCTGCTTTATCCCTTGCTGTCAACACTTTAAATACAACCCGCTATGAAGTACCTGTTCTTCTTTCTGACCGGCCTTTGCCCCGCATGGCTCTTTGCCCAATCCGTTACCGGAAACTGGCAGGGCAACCTGAACCTTCCAAATGGAATACTGTTGCCGCTGGTCTTCCATATTGAGCAGTCGGCCGACAGCCTGCGGTCTACGATGGACAGTCCGGCCCAGGGCGCGAAGGGCATCCCTGTGGGCCATACACATTTTACAAATGACACGCTGCAATTTGAGGCCCATTCCTTGAACATACAGTATACCGGTAAACTGCAAAACGATAGCATTACCGGAACCTTTACCCAGTCCGGCCACGCATTTCCCCTGGTTCTGAAAAAAAGCAAAGACGGGAACAAGCCATTTTACAACCGTCCGCAGGAGCCCAAACCGCCATTTGCCTATTACAGCGAAGACCTGTACTTTAAGAATGAAGAGCAGGGAAACCAGCTGGCCGGCACTCTTACAACCCCGGAACATAAAAAAGACTGCCCGGTGGTTGTACTGATCACCGGCAGTGGTGCGCAGGACCGGAACGAGGAACTATTTGGCCATAAGCCCTTCCTGGTGATTGCAGACTATTTTGCAAGGCATGGCATTGGTACATTACGGTTGGACGATCGTGGTATAGGCGGATCCGAAAAAGGAAAAGATGGCGCCACTTCTGCCGACTTTGCAACTGATATCAGCAGTGCTGTAAACTATCTTGCAGCCAGAGGATTCCGGCAAATCGGATTGGTAGGGCATAGCGAAGGAGGCATGATTGCACCGATAACGGCAACAAAAAATAAAAAGGTACAATTCATCATATCGATGGCTGGTCCCGGTATCCCAATTGATTCGTTAATGCTCAGCCAGCTGAAAGCATCTTTCAAAGGGCTAAAAAACGTTTC
The sequence above is a segment of the Niabella agricola genome. Coding sequences within it:
- a CDS encoding DUF2089 family protein, which produces MKLPIYCPSCENPLKVSQLKCDSCNTQVNGNYELPLYLKLSREEQDFIMEFFLASGSIKEMSKQAGISYPTMRNKMDDMIEKIKKMTSNV
- a CDS encoding alpha/beta hydrolase family protein; the protein is MKYLFFFLTGLCPAWLFAQSVTGNWQGNLNLPNGILLPLVFHIEQSADSLRSTMDSPAQGAKGIPVGHTHFTNDTLQFEAHSLNIQYTGKLQNDSITGTFTQSGHAFPLVLKKSKDGNKPFYNRPQEPKPPFAYYSEDLYFKNEEQGNQLAGTLTTPEHKKDCPVVVLITGSGAQDRNEELFGHKPFLVIADYFARHGIGTLRLDDRGIGGSEKGKDGATSADFATDISSAVNYLAARGFRQIGLVGHSEGGMIAPITATKNKKVQFIISMAGPGIPIDSLMLSQLKASFKGLKNVSETDLNTSIRLAQKAYAVAKLYTGIHLKADLTDTLLQHFPQAPDMARAMAQTVSMPWFTYFIKFNPQDYIRQLKIPVLAINGSLDVQVDASENLAGWKTGLEKAGNRRTAIKELEGLNHLFQQAVTGTVAEYAQIEQTMAPEVLELMTGWILKNTVIKH